The genome window CGGGCACCATGTCCGCGCCGAGCTCCTTCGTGAGCGCGTCGAGGAGCTGATCGCCGCGCGACTGGAGCTGCACCTCGACGCGGTGGTCGCGCGCGCTGATGACCTGAGGCGCCGAGCCCTTTCGAAGGACCACGGCGGGGACCTTGCCGAACTGCTCGGCGATCTTCTTCGTGTCCGGTTCGGCGTCGTACCGGATGGTGATCTTGTCGCCGCCTTGGCTGAACTTCACCTCGGTGGCGCGAGCGTTCGCCGGACAGGCCTTCTCGTCGCCGCCGGGCGCGGAGCCGTCCACCGTGTAGCAGAGCGCCTTGCGGACGTCGTCCTTCATGGCGTCGTTGATGGCGCTGACCTCTTGAACGCGAATGAGGAAGTGGCGATCGGGGTTCGGCTCGGCGTTGACCTTGACGACGTCGGGCTCGGAGAACTGCTTGCTCGCCACCACGGCCTCGCGAATGCGGCCTTGGTCGATGGGCTGCTTGAACGCGACCTCGATCTCGGTGCCGCCGCGGAAGTCGGTGCCGTAGTTCGGCCCGGGCACGATCATGAGGACGATGGAGGCCGCCATCAGCGTGAAGCTGAGGGGGATCCAGAAGCGCCACGCGAGGCGCATGAAATCGAAGGTGCGACCTGGCTTGAAGAACTCCATCTCAGAACTCCGCGCCAACGCTAAGCTTGTTGGTCTTTCCGCGCGCCCACCAGTCGAACACGATGCGCGTGCAGAAGACGCCCGTGAAGAGGCTCGCGATGATGCCGATGATGAGGGTCACCGCGAAGCCCTTGACCGGACCTGTGCCGGTCTGCGCGAGGATGAGGCCCGTGATGAAGATGGTGACGTGGCCGTCCACGATGGACGAGAAGGCCTTGTCGTACCCCGCCTCGATGGCCGCCCGCACGCTCCGGCCGGCGCGCAGCTCCTCGCGGATGCGCTCGTTGATGAGCACGTTCGCGTCGACCGCCATGCCGATCGTGAGCGCGAGGCCCGCGATGCCGGGCAGGGTCATGGTGCCGCTGAAGGAGGCCAGGATGGCCATCTGCAGCATGAGGTTGAAGAGCACCGCCGCGTCGGCGATGAGCCCGGCCTTGCGGTAGTAGAGCACCATGAAGAGGAGCACGAGGGACGAGCCCACGACCGCGCCCGTGGCGCCCTTCTGGATGGCGTCCTCGCCGAGCGTGGGGCCGATGCGCGAGTCGTTCGACTTGGCGATGGGCGCCGGGAGCGCGCCGGAGCGCAGCACCATCTCGAGCTTCTTCGCGTCCGCGAGCTGACGCTCGGGATCGCCGGAGCCGAGCGTGATGCTCGCGCGGCCTCCGCCGATCTTCGCCTTGATGACCGGCGACGAGTTCACGACGTCGTCGAGGATGATGGCGAAGCGGCGCTGCACGTTGGCGCCGGTGATCTCCTCGAAGCGATCGGCGCCCGCGGGGCTGAAGGTGATCGAGACGTAGAAGCCGCCGAAGGTCGACTGCGTGTCGCGCGCGACCGTCGCGTCGGTGATGTAGTCGCCCGTGACCTCGGCGCGGCCGTAGAGATAGACCGTGCGCCAGCCCTCTTCGGTGGTCTTGCCCGACTCTTGATCGTAGGTGGTGAGCTGCTCGAAGCCGATGACGTGGTCGTCGGGGACCGTGAGGGTCTTGGTCCAGCCCTTGAAGCGCTCGAGGCACTTCTGCATGGTCTCGTTGTCGCGCTTCATCATGCGCGCGAAGTGCGACTTGACGCGCTTGCCGGGGCCCGCGGGGGCCTCCTCCCAGCGGATGTCGAGGTTCTCGCCCTCGGGCAGATCGGTGTCCTTGATCTTGCCGAAGTAGTCGGCCTCGTCGTCGAGGATCTTGAACTCGAGGCGCGCGGTCTTGCTGATGATCTCCTTGATTTCGTCGAAGGCCTTCTCGTCCTTGCCGGCGACCTCGATGATGATGTCCTCGTCGCGCGTGGTGACGCCCGCCTCCTTGAGGCCGAGCCCGTCGACGCGGCGGTTGACGGTCTCCTTCGCCTGGGTGACCGCGCGGTCGCGGATGCGGGACTCTTCCTCGGGGCGGATCTTGAACGTGAACACGTTCGGGCCGCTCTTCAGCATGCTGAGCTCGGTCGCGAACTTCTTCGTGAAGCGCTCGTCGACCTTCGACGTGTCGGCCGGGTCGGCGAACTCGAGGCGCAGGGTGTTCGCCTCGACCAGCGCGATCTTCACCTTCTCGCCGAGCTTCTTGTACTCGTCGCGGGTCACGCGGCCTTCGCCCGAGTGGATCTGGAAGGCGACGGCGAGCTCCTGGCGCATTTCGTCGGCGAAGCGGTCGCGCTTGTCGCGGATGGCCTCCTCGACCTCGACGGTGTACACGAGCCGCATACCGCCTTGAAGGTCAAGCCCCTTGACCATGGCGAACTTGATGTGATCGCGCACGTACGCGGGCGCCTTGACCTTGCCGCCGCTCATCGACTCGATCGTGGGCAAGAGCACCACGGTGGCCCCGAGGAACACCGTGAAGACGAAGCCGGCCTTGAACCGCCACCCGCTGTCCATGACGGGGAGCATGGTGAAGAGGGCCCACGCCGCGATGAGCGCCGCGGTCACCACGCCCCAGAACGCGTCCTCGCGGTAGAAGAAATAGCCCGCCGCGGCGCAGCCGAGGACGAGGAGAAGGGCGTTTCTGTTCTGGGTCATCGTCGGGCGTTCCTCGAGCGAACGTGGCAGCTGCAGCGAGCGGATAAGCAGGGGGTACGCGGGCGCGCGACTCGGCACCTTGAAGCGGCGCCCGGCGCGTCAGCGGGGCGAGGTCACGGGGTCACTTCTTGTCGGCGGAGGCCTTGGCCTCCTTCAGGTCCTTGAGCTCGGCTTCCGTCTTGGACGCCGGCGCCTCGAGCGGGCCGAGGCTGCTCGTGAGCACGCGCACCGTGGTGCCGGGCGCGATCTTGAGCTTGGAGATGCGGTCGTCGGTCTCGACGAGCTCGCCGATGAGGCCGGCCTGGGTGACGACCTGATCGCCCTTCTTCAGCTTGGCCCGCGCCTCTTGCTCCTTCTTCTGGCGCCTCGACATGAGGAAGAAGAAGGGAATCATGATGAGGAACGGCAGGAACATCATGATGGGGCTGCCCTGGCCGCCCGCGCCTGCCGCGCCAGGGCCTCCCGCGCCAGCGGCGGCGGGATCCGCCGCGACGCCGGGCGTGCCGGCCTTCGGTGCAACCTGCTGGAGCGACAACCCGGAGAGTGAGAGCGAGGCCATGGTCCTGGAATCCTTAGCAAATCTGTGACGGTTCGCCGCCGCTGGGGGCCCGCTGGGAGCCCGTGGCGCGCGCGAAAGCCCGAGTGGAGTCCCCGGGAGGGGCGGAATTACCCCCAAGCGCGAGGCGCGTCAACTCGGGAACGGGCCAAACACGGCGCGCAGCGACGCGGCGAGGCGCCCGGCGTGGGGTCCCGATCACTTCCGGGTGATGCGGAGCGGCGCACGCGTGACCGGGTCGGCGTACGTGAGGGCCGTGCACGCCGCGTTCGGCTGGAGGCTCGGGCGCGCCCCGAGGTCGGCGAAGGAGGTGAATGGGCATCCAGGCGCTGGCCGGTACGCCGCGCGGGCCAGCCGGACCATCTCGTCGTAGTAGAAGAGCACCCGGAGATCCCCCGACACGCCCGTGGGCGCGAGGGTGCGCCCATCGCGGGCCTGCAGGTCGGTGCCCTCTACGAGGGGCCCGCGCTCGTAGAAGCCGCCGGCGAGCGCCATGAGCGCCAACGCCGGGGTGCCCACGCCCGGGGCGACGCGCCCGAACCAGAGCGTACCCGCGGTCCCCAACACGGGCGCGCGGAGGCGGTCGCCCTCGAGGTCGAACCGAAACTCGGCGGTCGTCGGAGCTGCGAACGCCGCGCCCACCGCGCCTCGGATCTGCAGCCGGGGGAAGCCGCTGACGGTGCCGATCACGCGCAGCCCGTCCGGGGAGAGGCCGAGCCCGTCCGCGTCGTAGAGGAAGCCGAGAGGCGTCGAGAGCGCGAAAGGTTCCGACGCGGTGGCCCTGTCCCACACGCGCGGCGCGGCGGCGCCCCCGTCCGCGGCGGTGAACGTGAGCAGGTGCAGCTCGTCGTGGGAGAGCGCACCGAACGCCTCCCCCGCCCCAACCCCTACGGCAAACAACGGCAGCGGCTCGCTCCAGGCCGCGCCCGGAGGGCACACCGGCGGACCCGGGTCGGCGCAGGGATCGACGAAGGTGTCCGCCTCGAGGGCCGCGTCTCCGACCTCGGCCACCCGCGCGTCGGCCGCGGCGGCCTCGAGCGGCGTGAGCCCTGGCGAGCTCGCCTCGGGCGGGGGCTTGGTGAGCAAGGGGCCGGAGCACGCCACCACCGCCGCCGCCGGCGCGAGCAGGCCGAAGGCGAACCCGAGCAGGCGGAGCGGTCGGCCCCGCGAGCGAGCGCGAGGCGAGGCACGGCGAGCCGCGGAGCGCACCGAGGCTACTCCGACGGCTCGCAGTCGTAGGTCTGGCTCCACGTGGCCAACGACGGCGCCGACTGCCCATCCGACGAGGGCACGAAGTTCGCGGTGATCCGCAGGAAGGCGCGCGACGATCGCCGCGGGATGACGGTCGCGCCCGTGTCGGCGTCGATCATGACGCCCGGCGCCGGCGGGTTCGGCGCGAGCGCGGTGGCCGACCGGACCGGGAACGAGGGGGCGGTCGCGAGATCGGCGACGACCGGCGCGGTCTGCGCGGTGAAGTCGATGCGCGAGTCGCTCGGGACGGTCGCGCTGTGGTTGTAGAGCCGCCAGCGGGGCGTGAGGCCGGGCGCGCACACGGCCTGGAAGTCACGCGTGAACGCGGTGGCCGAAAAGATGGGCGCGGGCGCCGGCGGCGGGGCGCCGACGCAGGCCGCGAGGTCGAACAGCATGTACTCGAGGGCCTTCTCTCCGCTGTCGAGCGGGGCCCCGGTGCAGTTGGCCGGGAAGGTCGAGCCGCCGTTGCGACGGTACGCCTCCGCCGCGACGTGAGAACCGAAGTAGACGACGCGGCCCGCCTTCACCGGGTTCGACACGGGCGTGTCGAACGTGATGTGGTGGTAGTAGGGATCGGGGAGGAGCGGCCTGTAGTTGCGGAGCCATCCCGTCCCCTGGGCGCCCGGCGAGAGGGCCCGCTTCCGCTGCTCGACGAAGTTGACGCGGCCGTTGCCGTTCAGGCCGAGCACCGGGCCCGAGGCCATCCAGTCGCGGAACTGCTGGGCGCGCGGCGGCGCGACGAGGACGTCGCCCTCTCCTGTCCCGGCGAGGTTGCCCGAATCGCTGGCCATGTTGGCGATCCAGCTCACGGCGCCCGGGTAGATGTCCTGCATCCCACCGCCGCCGTCGGGCACGTGGTCGAGCCACATGTCCGAGAGGTGCGTCGTGAACAGGCGACCGCCCTTGTTCACGAAATTGCGGACGTTGAGGACCTCCTGATCGGTCGGGTAGAAGGCCCTTTCCGGGGGGTTCGCCCACGACTTCAGCGAGCCGACACAGGGCGTCACCAGAATGCTGTGGTCGTTGAGCGGCGCGGAGGGGACCGCGGCGGGGTCCTGGTTCACCAGCGCGCGGCCCTCGACGGGCACGCCGGGCGCGAGCTTCGGGGCCGGCCCCTCGAAGTTGGAGTTGAAGCCCGAGTAGTACATGTGCACGCGGCCCGTGCCCGACGGGTGCGTGAACTCGCTCGGGTCGATGCCCATCTTGAGCAGCAGGCACTCCGTGCCGTCGGAGTTACCGGTAATCACCGCGAACTGGGGGATGTTGCCCTCGAGGTGGTTTCGCGGCAGCCGTGAGTCGGCCGCAGGCACGTTCACCGTGCCGCAGTTGGCCGTGACCGAGATCTCGCGGCGCCAGCGCCCCGCCTGGATGACGATGGGCACCGAGCTGCCGCTCGGGTAGCCCGCGGGGAGCTGCAGGTCGAACGAGCCATCGACGCCCGTGGTGACCCGCACGTCGGGGAGGCCGCCCGCTACGCCACCCGTCAGGATCGTGGCGCAGGTGTCCGCGGCCGGGCCCTGCGCGAGCGGCGCCATCGCGCCCTCGCGGAGAAACACGAAGACGTTGGGGAGGGGCAGGACGCCCGCCGGATCGCGGACCACGCCCTTCACGCGGGTGGAGCAGCCCGCCGAGCCGGAGAGGGTGACGCCCGCGTCGCCGGTGGCGAAGCCCGGCGGCGTGACGCCCGGCGCGGTGTCTTGGTACGAGGTGCAGTACGGATCGCACGACGCGGCGCACGCTCCCGGGCCTCCGAGGCCGAGCGGCGCGAGGTTGCCGAAGCGGTGCGTCGCCGTGGACGTGCCCGGAGTGGTGTCGCAGGCGCCCCACCGGCCCTGCTGGCAGCGACGCGTGCCTGTCATGCACACGAGGTTGCCGGCGGCGTTCGACACCTTCTCGCCGCAGTCGACGGTCAGGCCTTCGGGCTCGCACACGCAGCCCGCCTGGGGCGTGCGGCACTGCGCGGGCACCAAGGGTGCGCCGACCCCGTTGGGCAGGGGCTCTCCGCTGCTGCACGCGGCGAGCATGGCGGCCACGAGCAACCCGGAGCCTATCGCGGCGAGCGGCGTGCGAGGGTTCACGGCGTCAGTTTGACACGACGGGCGGCGCTCCGCACGGTTTCGGTCGAGCGTTAGTGCTCCTTTCTGGACGCGGGCGGCTTCCCGGCGCTGCCGGGTCGTGCGGGGGGCGCGGGCCGCTGCGCGTCACGCGCGCAGCGGAAGCCCACGTTCGGCCCCGCCTCCAGCGCGGAGGCCCAGTCCCGAGCGGCGGCGCGGCTCTGGTTGGGCGTGGAGAGCCACCCACCGCCCCGGAGCGTGTGGCTCGCGCCGCTGAGCGGGGCGAGCGAGCCGAGCCGCTCGGTGTACCAGTCGGCGGTCCACTCCTGGACGTTTCCAGACAGGTCTAACACTCCGTATTTGCTTGCATTTGCAGGCGCCGAGCCGACGGGCCACGGGCGCGTGTGGCAGGTGCGCCCGGAGTTCTCCCGGAGGAGCGTGTTGGCGAGCTTGCAGTCGGGATAGCGAGTGCCCCACGGGTAGCCCCAGCCCTCGGGCCCGCGCGCCGCGAACTCCCACTCTGCCTCGGCGGGGAGGCGCTTGTTGACGCTCTTGCAGTACGTGTCGGCGTCCGACCAGCGGACGCAGGACACGGGCAGCTCCGGATCGCCGAGGTCGTAGGTGCACGTCGCGCTCCTGCGCTGCGGGCGCTCGCAGCGCTTGGCGTCGACGCACGCGCGGTAGGCGCCCACCGTCACCTCCGTGCGATCGAGCCAGAACGCCCCGACGGTCACGACCCGCTGCGGTCGCTCGTTCGGCGTCTTCGGGTTGTTCGTGCCCATCGGGAAGCGCCCCCCGGGGATGAGCAGCATGCCGTCCCGCTCGGGCACGCGCACGCGCGCGCGCTGGGGCGGCGGCTTGGCGGGCTCCGTCGGCTCCTGGCCGTCGCCGTCGCCGTCGTCACCGGCGGCCGGCGGTGGCGCGGCGTGCGCGGCTCCGAGCAGCGCGAGCCACGCCAGCGCGAGGCGTACGGCCCACGCGCGGCGGGCGAACGGCGAGGAGCGCGGCGGGCGCGGCGGGCGCGGCGAGCGCGACGAGCGTGCTCGCGAGGGGAAGGTGCGCGCCACGCCCTACATCCGCGAGTTGGAGGGCAGCGGCTCGATGCGCGGCTGCGGGCCAGGGGGAGCTGGGCCGCGAGGCGGCCGCGGCGGCGAGGGGGCGAGGACAGGCCGCTCGTAGGCGAACCCCGCGGGCGGAGGCCCCACCCACGCCACACACACGCCGGCGGCGTGCGCCCGCGTGTAGCCGACGTCGATCGCCACGTGGACCACGGCGTCGCACCCGAGCTCGGCCGCCCTCGCCACGAGGGCCCCCGCGAGGTCTTCGGGGGTCGCCTTGTTGCCCGAGCCGTAGGCTTGCACGAAGCCGAGCTCGTCGAGCGCCCGCGCCGGGGTCTGGTCTCCGAGGTAGAGGTCGACGGCGGCGCGTGGCCGGGGCGGCCCGGGCGCGCGGAGCATCGCGGTGTGGGTCTCCACCGAGCCACACGCCGTGGCGCAGGCGCCGAGGAGCGCGAGCGTGGCGAGCCCGACGCGGCCCATCAGAGGGTCACCCCTGGAGACTCCGCGGTTGGAGGCGTGGGCGCCGGAGGCGCGGGCACCGGCGCGGACGCGGGGGGCGGCGCGGGCGCGGGCAGCTCGGGTGGCGGCGTGGCGGCAGGGGGTGGCGGCGGGGATGGCGCGGGCGCGGGCAGCGCGGGCAGCGCGCTGGCGGGGGGGCGGTCGGAGTACGCGCGCCCGAGCAGGCTCACCACGACGACCTCGTCGTTCGTGGTGTAGAGGCGCTGGCCGGCGCACTGCGCGCGCTGCCCGCACGCGTAATAGTAGGTCTCGAGGTGCGTGAACGTGACGAGCTCGAAGCGCGCGCGAATTCCGTCAATTTTGGCAATATTTCCGCCAATTTGGGCAACCTTCTGCACGAAGACGGGGAGCAGCGTGGCGACGGTCGACTCGACCTGTGCGCCGCTCACCTCGACCCCCCCGAGGTCGACCGCGTTGGGGGGCACGGCGTTCGCCGCGTAGATGGCCACGGGGCCGCTGTAGGCCGCCACGCGGGGCCCGGTCGCGACCGCGCTGCCGCGGACGGACGAGCAGCCCACTGTGAGCACCAGCGCCGCGGCCGCGAAGCCCGCGCGACACACGAAAGTTAGGGGATGGTGCGGCTCGCGGGGCACGAGCGGAGCCTACCATCGCGAGCGCCCTCGCGCGATCGCGAGTCCCGTCACGGTCACAGCAGGTTGGCAGCCAGGTCGGCGAGCTCGCTGCGCTCGCCCTTCGAGAGGACGATGTGTCCCGCGCACCGCTCGCCGCGGAACTTGTCGGCGGCGATGGTGAGCCCGTTCGAGGCGCTGTCGACGTAGGGGTTGTCGATCTGGCCGGGATCGCCCGTGAGGACGATCTTCGTGCCGTCGCCCGAGCGCGTGATGATGGTCTTCACCTCGTGCGGGGTGAGGTTCTGCGCCTCGTCGACGATGATGAACTGCTGCGGAAGGGACCGACCGCGGATGTACGTGAGGGGCTCCACCTGGAGCTGCCCGCTCTCGAGCATGTCGGCGTACGCCCTCGACCCCTTGCGCTGACCGCCCGAGAAGAGAAACTCCAGGTTGTCGAAGATGGGCTGCATCCACGGGTTGAGCTTCTCGTCGACGTCGCCGGGGAGAAAGCCGATGTCGCGCCCGAGGGGCATGACGGGCCGCGACACCAAGATGCGGGTGTACGCGCCGTCTTCGATCGTGCGCTTCAGGCCGGCGGCGATCGCGAGGAGCGTCTTGCCCGTGCCCGCCTTGCCCACCAGCGTGACGAGGCGAATGTTCTCGTCGAGCAGGAGGTCGAGGGCGAGGCTCTGCTCCTTGTTGCGCGGGCGCACGCCCATGACACCTTCGCGCGGGACGCGGAGCGCGACGACGCCGTTCTTGGCCCCGTCGAAGCGCCCGATCGCCGTGTGCGCGGTGTCGCCTCCGTCCCTCAGGAGCACGCAGGTGTTCGCGACGATGTCGTCCTTCTCGTGGCGCTCGATCGCGAGGAAGCCCTCCTGGAAGAACGCGTCGACCTGCCCCGCGGGGACCTCGAGCTCCTTCACGCCGGAGTCGAGCTTGTCGGCGTCGACGCTCTGGTTCTCGTAGGTCTCCGACACCATGCCGAGCGCGTCGGCGCGGATGCGCAGGTTCGTGTCCATCGTGACGAACACGGTGGGGCGCCCCTGGTCTTCCTCGCGGACGTCGAACGCGGTCTGGAGGATCGCCGCGTCCATCGCGTCGGTGTCGATCGCGCTCGGGAGGCTCGGCCGCTTCCCGGGGACCGCGACGCGGAGCGTGCCGCCGCCCTTCAGCGTGACGCCCTTCGCCAGCGATCCCTGCTCGCGGAGGCCGTCCAGGATGCGGGCGATCTGGCGCGCATTTCGACCGCGCTCCGAGCCCTCGCGCTTGAACTGGTCGACCTCCTCGATCGCGTAGATGGGGATGATGACGTTGTTGTCCTCGAAGCGAAAGATGGCCTGGGGGTCGTGGAGGACGATGTTCGTGTCGAGGACGTAGTTCTTCTTCATGGGGCTGGTGCTCGGTCGCCGCCGCTTTTTTTTGCGTCTCTGCGCCGACCTCGTCCGAGCTTACGCGGACCCGGGCGCGGCGAGAAGCGCCGAAATGCGGGCCGAATGGGCGCCGCCGGCTTCACCCGCGCGCCCTCTTGTGCGACCGTGCGCCCATGGCGCGCCCACCGACCACCTACTGGGACTACATCAAGGTCGAAGAGCTGCTGTCGCTCCAGGCGGGCATCGCCGACTCCGAGGGGGAGCTCGCGAACGACGAGGTGCTCTTCATCGTCGTGCACCAGATCGACGAGCTGTGGATGAAGCTCGCGCTCCGCGAGCTCGTCACCGTCCGCGACCTGTTCGCGCGGCCGCGGGTGCCCGAGCAGGCGCTCGCGGCGGCCGTGCGCGGGCTCCGCCGGATCGATCTCCTCTTCCGCCAAATGGCAGACCACTTCGCGCTCATGGAGACCATGACCACGCGCGACTACCTCGCGTTCCGCGACAAGCTGAGCCCCGCGAGCGGCTTTCAGTCGGCCCAGCTGCGCGAGATCGAGATCCTCCTCGGCCTGCCGGAGGAGGAGCGCATCGCCCTCGGAAACGAGGGGTCGTACAAGCAAGCGCTGCGCGGTCCGGGCGGGGCGGAGTCGCCCGCCTCCCGACGGGTGGAGGCGCGCCTCGCCGACTCCCCGACGCTCCGTGACGCCGTGCACGCGTGGCTCCACCGCACCCCGATCCAGGGCTCGACGCCGGACGATCCTGCGGACCGCGAGGCCGTCCGCGGGTTCGTCGACGGGTACGTCGCCGCGCACGCTCGCGCGACCGCCCACGCCGAGGAGCTCGCCGTCACGTCGGCGCTCACGCCGGAGGACCGGGCGCGCCTCGCCGCACGGTACGCGCGCGAGCGCGAGGGCACCCGCGCGTTCTTGCTCGCGGAGGACCTGGCCGACGAGGCCCGCCGGCCCGAGCTGAGCCGGCTGCGCGCCGCCCTCGTCTTCATCGAGAGCTACCGCGAGCTGCCGCTCCTCGCGTGGCCGCGCGAGGTGGTGGAGGCCGTCGTGGCGCTCGAGCAGGGCTTCGTGGTGTTCAGGCAGCGCCACGCGCGCATGGTCGAGCGCATGATCGGGCGGCGGACCGGCACGGGGGGCTCGGCGGGGGTCGACTACCTCGACCAGACCGCGCTGAAGTACCGCATTTTCAGGGACGTGTGGGCGGTCCGCACGCTGCTCGTGCGAGAGGCCGATCTCCCCCCGCTCGAGCGCCCCGAGCTGTACGGCTTCGCCGTCGAGTAGCCCGCGGTGCGCGGCGCTTCACGGCCGGGAGGCTTCGGGGTACATTACGGATAAGGATGTCCACTTAAGTGAGCCCGCTCCCCCTCCTCGGCGCCCCGCCCGCCCGCCCCATCCCCGCCGGCGGCCCCCTCGCGGCGAAGGGGTTTCGCCCCTTCTTTCTGCTGGCGGCGCTGTTCGCCGCGGGCATCCTGCCCGTGTGGCTCCTGTCGCTCTCGGGCCTCGTGCGGCCCGACGCGTACTTCGACGCGTTCGGGTGGCACGCCCACGAGATGGTGTTCGGCTACGCCGCCGCCGTCATCGCGGGGTTCTTGCTCACGGCCGCGGCCAACTGGACCTCGCGCGAGACGCTCGTCGGTCCGCCGCTCCTCGCCTGCGCGGCGTTGTGGGCCGCGGGACGGGTCGCCCTCGTGCTCCCGGGGCTCCCGCGCGCGGTGCCGGCGGCGCTGGATCTGGCCTTCCTGCCCATGGTCGCCGTGGCGATCGCGCGGCCCATCCTCGCCACGAAGAACCACCGCAACCTCGTCATGGTGGCGGCGCTGACCGCGATGTGGGGTGGCAACCTCGCGATGCACCTCGACGTGCTCGGTGTCCTGCCGCACGTGCCAGGGCTCCGCGCGCGGGCGGCGCTGGTCGGCGTCGACGTGGTGACCGCGCTCATGGTCGTGATGGCCGGGCGCATTTTCCCCATGTTCACGAAGAACGCCACGCGCGTCGCGACCATCCGCTCGCACCCACGGCTCGACGCCGCGGCGCTGGCGGCGATGGTGGCGGTGCTCGCGGTCGATGTGGCGGCGCCGGGCGGACGGGTGGCCGCCTGGATCGCGGGGGCGGCGGCGATCGCCACGGCGGCCCGCGCCGTGCACTGGGGCGCCCAGTACACGGCTCGCGTGCCCCTGCTCTGGATCCTCCACGTGACGTACGCGTGGATCCCCGTGGGGCTCGCGCTGCGCGTCGCCGCTTGGCTGACACCCGCGGTCCCGGCGTCGCTGGCGACCCACGCCCTCACCGTGGGGGCGATCGGCGGGATGACCCTCGGCATGATGGCCCGCGTGGCCCTCGGGCACACCGGGCGCGCGCTGGAGGCGGGGCGCGCCGTCGCGGCGGCGT of Myxococcales bacterium contains these proteins:
- the secD gene encoding protein translocase subunit SecD — protein: MTQNRNALLLVLGCAAAGYFFYREDAFWGVVTAALIAAWALFTMLPVMDSGWRFKAGFVFTVFLGATVVLLPTIESMSGGKVKAPAYVRDHIKFAMVKGLDLQGGMRLVYTVEVEEAIRDKRDRFADEMRQELAVAFQIHSGEGRVTRDEYKKLGEKVKIALVEANTLRLEFADPADTSKVDERFTKKFATELSMLKSGPNVFTFKIRPEEESRIRDRAVTQAKETVNRRVDGLGLKEAGVTTRDEDIIIEVAGKDEKAFDEIKEIISKTARLEFKILDDEADYFGKIKDTDLPEGENLDIRWEEAPAGPGKRVKSHFARMMKRDNETMQKCLERFKGWTKTLTVPDDHVIGFEQLTTYDQESGKTTEEGWRTVYLYGRAEVTGDYITDATVARDTQSTFGGFYVSITFSPAGADRFEEITGANVQRRFAIILDDVVNSSPVIKAKIGGGRASITLGSGDPERQLADAKKLEMVLRSGALPAPIAKSNDSRIGPTLGEDAIQKGATGAVVGSSLVLLFMVLYYRKAGLIADAAVLFNLMLQMAILASFSGTMTLPGIAGLALTIGMAVDANVLINERIREELRAGRSVRAAIEAGYDKAFSSIVDGHVTIFITGLILAQTGTGPVKGFAVTLIIGIIASLFTGVFCTRIVFDWWARGKTNKLSVGAEF
- a CDS encoding SUMF1/EgtB/PvdO family nonheme iron enzyme; amino-acid sequence: MARTFPSRARSSRSPRPPRPPRSSPFARRAWAVRLALAWLALLGAAHAAPPPAAGDDGDGDGQEPTEPAKPPPQRARVRVPERDGMLLIPGGRFPMGTNNPKTPNERPQRVVTVGAFWLDRTEVTVGAYRACVDAKRCERPQRRSATCTYDLGDPELPVSCVRWSDADTYCKSVNKRLPAEAEWEFAARGPEGWGYPWGTRYPDCKLANTLLRENSGRTCHTRPWPVGSAPANASKYGVLDLSGNVQEWTADWYTERLGSLAPLSGASHTLRGGGWLSTPNQSRAAARDWASALEAGPNVGFRCARDAQRPAPPARPGSAGKPPASRKEH
- the secF gene encoding protein translocase subunit SecF; the protein is MEFFKPGRTFDFMRLAWRFWIPLSFTLMAASIVLMIVPGPNYGTDFRGGTEIEVAFKQPIDQGRIREAVVASKQFSEPDVVKVNAEPNPDRHFLIRVQEVSAINDAMKDDVRKALCYTVDGSAPGGDEKACPANARATEVKFSQGGDKITIRYDAEPDTKKIAEQFGKVPAVVLRKGSAPQVISARDHRVEVQLQSRGDQLLDALTKELGADMVPDHSLRVEWVGPKAGKQLRDSARNAVALAIVAIMVYLAFRFDLRFAPGVVIACVHDAVVVIGVFVVLRKEVTLSTVAAVLTIVGYSMNDTVVVYDRIRENLGKHRGKTFAQVINLSVSETLSRTILTSGATMLSVLAFFIWGTGVIKDFALAMVIGIIAGTYSSIYVAAPLTEWIDRKMKARGGGAKGAKGVAGAKPARA
- a CDS encoding tryptophan 2,3-dioxygenase; this translates as MARPPTTYWDYIKVEELLSLQAGIADSEGELANDEVLFIVVHQIDELWMKLALRELVTVRDLFARPRVPEQALAAAVRGLRRIDLLFRQMADHFALMETMTTRDYLAFRDKLSPASGFQSAQLREIEILLGLPEEERIALGNEGSYKQALRGPGGAESPASRRVEARLADSPTLRDAVHAWLHRTPIQGSTPDDPADREAVRGFVDGYVAAHARATAHAEELAVTSALTPEDRARLAARYAREREGTRAFLLAEDLADEARRPELSRLRAALVFIESYRELPLLAWPREVVEAVVALEQGFVVFRQRHARMVERMIGRRTGTGGSAGVDYLDQTALKYRIFRDVWAVRTLLVREADLPPLERPELYGFAVE
- a CDS encoding NnrS family protein, with the translated sequence MSPLPLLGAPPARPIPAGGPLAAKGFRPFFLLAALFAAGILPVWLLSLSGLVRPDAYFDAFGWHAHEMVFGYAAAVIAGFLLTAAANWTSRETLVGPPLLACAALWAAGRVALVLPGLPRAVPAALDLAFLPMVAVAIARPILATKNHRNLVMVAALTAMWGGNLAMHLDVLGVLPHVPGLRARAALVGVDVVTALMVVMAGRIFPMFTKNATRVATIRSHPRLDAAALAAMVAVLAVDVAAPGGRVAAWIAGAAAIATAARAVHWGAQYTARVPLLWILHVTYAWIPVGLALRVAAWLTPAVPASLATHALTVGAIGGMTLGMMARVALGHTGRALEAGRAVAAAFVLVTLAALVRVGGPLALGAAHTRIALHVSGTLWTAAFVLFLVVYAPILARPRADGKPG
- the yajC gene encoding preprotein translocase subunit YajC; the encoded protein is MASLSLSGLSLQQVAPKAGTPGVAADPAAAGAGGPGAAGAGGQGSPIMMFLPFLIMIPFFFLMSRRQKKEQEARAKLKKGDQVVTQAGLIGELVETDDRISKLKIAPGTTVRVLTSSLGPLEAPASKTEAELKDLKEAKASADKK
- a CDS encoding PhoH family protein — protein: MKKNYVLDTNIVLHDPQAIFRFEDNNVIIPIYAIEEVDQFKREGSERGRNARQIARILDGLREQGSLAKGVTLKGGGTLRVAVPGKRPSLPSAIDTDAMDAAILQTAFDVREEDQGRPTVFVTMDTNLRIRADALGMVSETYENQSVDADKLDSGVKELEVPAGQVDAFFQEGFLAIERHEKDDIVANTCVLLRDGGDTAHTAIGRFDGAKNGVVALRVPREGVMGVRPRNKEQSLALDLLLDENIRLVTLVGKAGTGKTLLAIAAGLKRTIEDGAYTRILVSRPVMPLGRDIGFLPGDVDEKLNPWMQPIFDNLEFLFSGGQRKGSRAYADMLESGQLQVEPLTYIRGRSLPQQFIIVDEAQNLTPHEVKTIITRSGDGTKIVLTGDPGQIDNPYVDSASNGLTIAADKFRGERCAGHIVLSKGERSELADLAANLL